One part of the Quercus lobata isolate SW786 chromosome 7, ValleyOak3.0 Primary Assembly, whole genome shotgun sequence genome encodes these proteins:
- the LOC115952897 gene encoding BTB/POZ and MATH domain-containing protein 4-like isoform X2 yields the protein MRGGGEMMMSSSSSSSSRSRSVTETVNGSHNFTIRGYSLAKGIGVGKHIASENFTVGGYQWAIYFYPDGKNPEDNSTYVSVFIALASEGTDVRALFELTLLDQTGSAKHKVHSHFDRALESGPYTLKYRGSMWGYKRFFRRNMLESSVFLKDDCLKINCTVGVVVSAVDCSRLHSIHVPESDIGAHFGMLLENKECSDVTFNVSGEKFHAHKLVLAARSPVFETEFFNGMDEDDQEIVVTDMEPNVFKALLHYIYRDTLVEDEDFLALSSSCMPSLSDTFAAKLLAAAEKYGLPRLRLMCESVLCRDISVDSVANILALADSYHASDLKSVCLKFAAENLVAVMRSDGFEYLKENCPLLQSEILKTVAGCEEEFSGGGKSRSVWAQFSDGGDTNDRSVRQQTWENGGERSRSLWVQLSDGGNASVRSPRQEG from the exons atgcGTGGTGGTGGTGAGATGATGATgtcgtcttcgtcttcgtcgTCATCTCGATCAAGGTCGGTGACGGAAACGGTGAACGGGTCACACAACTTCACAATAAGAGGGTACTCGTTGGCGAAGGGGATCGGAGTTGGAAAGCACATAGCGAGCGAGAATTTCACGGTTGGAGGTTACCAGTGGGCCATCTATTTCTACCCTGATGGGAAGAACCCCGAAGACAACTCCACCTATGTCTCTGTCTTCATCGCTCTCGCCAGCGAAGGCACCGACGTCCGTGCTCTCTTTGAACTTACCCTCCTCGACCAGACTGGCTCTGCCAAGCACAAGGTTCATAGCCACTTCGATCGCGCCCTCGAGAGTGGGCCCTACACCCTCAAGTACCGTGGCAGCATgtg GGGCTACAAGCGATTTTTCAGGCGGAATATGCTTGAATCATCAGTTTTCCTTAAGGATGATTGCTTGAAAATTAATTGTACTGTTGGTGTTGTGGTTTCTGCGGTGGATTGTTCAAGATTACACTCAATTCATGTCCCTGAATCTGATATTGGAGCACATTTTGGTATGCTATTGGAGAATAAGGAATGTTCTGATGTTACTTTTAATGTGTCTGGGGAAAAGTTTCATGCTCACAAACTGGTACTGGCTGCTCGCTCTCCTGTATTTGAAACTGAATTTTTCAATGGAATGGATGAAGATGATCAAGAAATAGTCGTTACAGATATGGAACCCAATGTTTTTAAG GCTTTGCTTCACTACATATATAGGGATACTCTTGTTGAAGATGAGGATTTCTTGGCGTTGAGTTCATCTTGCATGCCATCTTTATCTGACACATTTGCTGCGAAATTGTTAGCTGCAGCGGAAAAATATGGTTTGCCTAGACTTAGATTGATGTGCGAGTCTGTACTCTGTAGGGATATATCTGTAGATTCTGTTGCCAATATTTTGGCCCTGGCTGACAGTTATCATGCTTCAGATTTAAAATCAGTTTGCCTAAAATTTGCTGCTGAAAACCTTGTCG CCGTTATGCGCTCTGACGGTTTTGAGTATCTCAAGGAGAACTGCCCACTGCTGCAATCTGAAATCCTTAAGACAGTGGCAGGGTGTGAAGAGGAATTCAGTGGAGGGGGGAAGAGTCGAAGTGTTTGGGCTCAGTTTTCTGATGGTGGTGACACGAATGATAGGAGTGTAAGGCAACAGACCTGGGAAAATGGAGGGGAACGAAGTCGAAGTTTGTGGGTC
- the LOC115952897 gene encoding BTB/POZ and MATH domain-containing protein 4-like isoform X3, which yields MRGGGEMMMSSSSSSSSRSRSVTETVNGSHNFTIRGYSLAKGIGVGKHIASENFTVGGYQWAIYFYPDGKNPEDNSTYVSVFIALASEGTDVRALFELTLLDQTGSAKHKVHSHFDRALESGPYTLKYRGSMWGYKRFFRRNMLESSVFLKDDCLKINCTVGVVVSAVDCSRLHSIHVPESDIGAHFGMLLENKECSDVTFNVSGEKFHAHKLVLAARSPVFETEFFNGMDEDDQEIVVTDMEPNVFKALLHYIYRDTLVEDEDFLALSSSCMPSLSDTFAAKLLAAAEKYGLPRLRLMCESVLCRDISVDSVANILALADSYHASDLKSVCLKFAAENLVGGAEVIENMGIKNGA from the exons atgcGTGGTGGTGGTGAGATGATGATgtcgtcttcgtcttcgtcgTCATCTCGATCAAGGTCGGTGACGGAAACGGTGAACGGGTCACACAACTTCACAATAAGAGGGTACTCGTTGGCGAAGGGGATCGGAGTTGGAAAGCACATAGCGAGCGAGAATTTCACGGTTGGAGGTTACCAGTGGGCCATCTATTTCTACCCTGATGGGAAGAACCCCGAAGACAACTCCACCTATGTCTCTGTCTTCATCGCTCTCGCCAGCGAAGGCACCGACGTCCGTGCTCTCTTTGAACTTACCCTCCTCGACCAGACTGGCTCTGCCAAGCACAAGGTTCATAGCCACTTCGATCGCGCCCTCGAGAGTGGGCCCTACACCCTCAAGTACCGTGGCAGCATgtg GGGCTACAAGCGATTTTTCAGGCGGAATATGCTTGAATCATCAGTTTTCCTTAAGGATGATTGCTTGAAAATTAATTGTACTGTTGGTGTTGTGGTTTCTGCGGTGGATTGTTCAAGATTACACTCAATTCATGTCCCTGAATCTGATATTGGAGCACATTTTGGTATGCTATTGGAGAATAAGGAATGTTCTGATGTTACTTTTAATGTGTCTGGGGAAAAGTTTCATGCTCACAAACTGGTACTGGCTGCTCGCTCTCCTGTATTTGAAACTGAATTTTTCAATGGAATGGATGAAGATGATCAAGAAATAGTCGTTACAGATATGGAACCCAATGTTTTTAAG GCTTTGCTTCACTACATATATAGGGATACTCTTGTTGAAGATGAGGATTTCTTGGCGTTGAGTTCATCTTGCATGCCATCTTTATCTGACACATTTGCTGCGAAATTGTTAGCTGCAGCGGAAAAATATGGTTTGCCTAGACTTAGATTGATGTGCGAGTCTGTACTCTGTAGGGATATATCTGTAGATTCTGTTGCCAATATTTTGGCCCTGGCTGACAGTTATCATGCTTCAGATTTAAAATCAGTTTGCCTAAAATTTGCTGCTGAAAACCTTGTCG GAGGTGCTGAAGTTATTGAAAACATGGGAATCAAGAATGGAGCCTAA
- the LOC115952897 gene encoding BTB/POZ and MATH domain-containing protein 4-like isoform X1: MRGGGEMMMSSSSSSSSRSRSVTETVNGSHNFTIRGYSLAKGIGVGKHIASENFTVGGYQWAIYFYPDGKNPEDNSTYVSVFIALASEGTDVRALFELTLLDQTGSAKHKVHSHFDRALESGPYTLKYRGSMWGYKRFFRRNMLESSVFLKDDCLKINCTVGVVVSAVDCSRLHSIHVPESDIGAHFGMLLENKECSDVTFNVSGEKFHAHKLVLAARSPVFETEFFNGMDEDDQEIVVTDMEPNVFKVGFSKNIFSPSFLFGYNAAWFELFWLLCQVELTIYLYMFVIISCMFVEQALLHYIYRDTLVEDEDFLALSSSCMPSLSDTFAAKLLAAAEKYGLPRLRLMCESVLCRDISVDSVANILALADSYHASDLKSVCLKFAAENLVAVMRSDGFEYLKENCPLLQSEILKTVAGCEEEFSGGGKSRSVWAQFSDGGDTNDRSVRQQTWENGGERSRSLWVQLSDGGNASVRSPRQEG; the protein is encoded by the exons atgcGTGGTGGTGGTGAGATGATGATgtcgtcttcgtcttcgtcgTCATCTCGATCAAGGTCGGTGACGGAAACGGTGAACGGGTCACACAACTTCACAATAAGAGGGTACTCGTTGGCGAAGGGGATCGGAGTTGGAAAGCACATAGCGAGCGAGAATTTCACGGTTGGAGGTTACCAGTGGGCCATCTATTTCTACCCTGATGGGAAGAACCCCGAAGACAACTCCACCTATGTCTCTGTCTTCATCGCTCTCGCCAGCGAAGGCACCGACGTCCGTGCTCTCTTTGAACTTACCCTCCTCGACCAGACTGGCTCTGCCAAGCACAAGGTTCATAGCCACTTCGATCGCGCCCTCGAGAGTGGGCCCTACACCCTCAAGTACCGTGGCAGCATgtg GGGCTACAAGCGATTTTTCAGGCGGAATATGCTTGAATCATCAGTTTTCCTTAAGGATGATTGCTTGAAAATTAATTGTACTGTTGGTGTTGTGGTTTCTGCGGTGGATTGTTCAAGATTACACTCAATTCATGTCCCTGAATCTGATATTGGAGCACATTTTGGTATGCTATTGGAGAATAAGGAATGTTCTGATGTTACTTTTAATGTGTCTGGGGAAAAGTTTCATGCTCACAAACTGGTACTGGCTGCTCGCTCTCCTGTATTTGAAACTGAATTTTTCAATGGAATGGATGAAGATGATCAAGAAATAGTCGTTACAGATATGGAACCCAATGTTTTTAAGGTAGGCTTttccaaaaacattttttccCCCTCCTTCCTGTTTGGATATAATGCAGCATGGTTTGAATTATTCTGGCTTTTGTGTCAGGTAGAGCTTACCATATATTTGTATATGTTTGTAATAATTTCTTGCATGTTTGTTGAGCAGGCTTTGCTTCACTACATATATAGGGATACTCTTGTTGAAGATGAGGATTTCTTGGCGTTGAGTTCATCTTGCATGCCATCTTTATCTGACACATTTGCTGCGAAATTGTTAGCTGCAGCGGAAAAATATGGTTTGCCTAGACTTAGATTGATGTGCGAGTCTGTACTCTGTAGGGATATATCTGTAGATTCTGTTGCCAATATTTTGGCCCTGGCTGACAGTTATCATGCTTCAGATTTAAAATCAGTTTGCCTAAAATTTGCTGCTGAAAACCTTGTCG CCGTTATGCGCTCTGACGGTTTTGAGTATCTCAAGGAGAACTGCCCACTGCTGCAATCTGAAATCCTTAAGACAGTGGCAGGGTGTGAAGAGGAATTCAGTGGAGGGGGGAAGAGTCGAAGTGTTTGGGCTCAGTTTTCTGATGGTGGTGACACGAATGATAGGAGTGTAAGGCAACAGACCTGGGAAAATGGAGGGGAACGAAGTCGAAGTTTGTGGGTC